In Pirellulales bacterium, the sequence GAAGCCGGGCTGCGAGTTCTCTTTCAGCGGCCGGGCGATCGATTCGCCTTCGCGGATGGCGTCGTAGACCTTGCCGTAGATGTTCTCGAAGATGGCGTTGCCGCTCGTCTCGCGGGCAATGTTGAGGGCTTCGAGGATCGGCACGCCGCTGGCGATGAGCGTGCCCAGCGTGCGGCTGGTGCGGGCCATGATCGATTTTTCGATCAACTGGCCGAAGACCGGCAGCTTGAGGATGAAGAGATCCCAGCCGACGCGGCCTCCTTTGAACTTCTTCACCAGCTTGACGAAGAGCACCGCCGAGATGGGAATCAGCGGCATCAGGTAGAAGTATTTGATCACCGCGTCCGAGATGGTGATCAGCAGCTCGGTCATCAGGGGGAGCTCGGTGTCGAAGTCGTCGAAGATCTCTTTGAACTTCGGCACGATGAACTTCATGATCGCCATGAGGATCGTGCAGGCGATCAACACGACGACGACCGGGTAGATCATCGCCCCTTTGATCTTGCGTTTGAGCGATTCGGAACGTTCCTGGAACTCGGCCAGGCGGCGGAGAATGATTTCGAGCGCACCCCCCGCCTCGCCCGCCTTGATCATGTTCACGTAGAGACGGTCGAAGCACTTGGGGCACTTGGCCATGGCCTCGGAGAGGGTGGCCCCCGACTCGATGTCGTCGCAGACGTCGATGAGGGAGTTCTTCAAGCGGCCGGGCTTGGACTGCGCTTCGAGAATCCGCAGGCTGCGGAGAATCGGCAGACCGGCGTCCTGCAGAATGGAGAGTTGTCGGGTGAAGGTGGTGAGGACCTTGCTTTTGACGCCGCCGATGGCGATCGACTTGCCCTTCTTGTCCGACTTTTTCTTGTCGGCGGTCTTGCGCGACTTCTTCACCGCGATCTTGGTGACGAAGTAGCCCATCTGGCGAATGGTTGCCTGTGCTTCTTCCTCGCTCGGCGCGTCGATCACATCCTTGATCTCGGTGCCGGTCGAGTCCATCGCCTCGAATTGAAATGTGGGCATGGTCGTTACCAGGTCAGTGGTTGGTGATCAGGG encodes:
- a CDS encoding type II secretion system F family protein is translated as MPTFQFEAMDSTGTEIKDVIDAPSEEEAQATIRQMGYFVTKIAVKKSRKTADKKKSDKKGKSIAIGGVKSKVLTTFTRQLSILQDAGLPILRSLRILEAQSKPGRLKNSLIDVCDDIESGATLSEAMAKCPKCFDRLYVNMIKAGEAGGALEIILRRLAEFQERSESLKRKIKGAMIYPVVVVLIACTILMAIMKFIVPKFKEIFDDFDTELPLMTELLITISDAVIKYFYLMPLIPISAVLFVKLVKKFKGGRVGWDLFILKLPVFGQLIEKSIMARTSRTLGTLIASGVPILEALNIARETSGNAIFENIYGKVYDAIREGESIARPLKENSQPGFNMVTVMFWFIFVAGPIGVLIYVMRMKTKVIDDLVVNMVDVGEETGELDTMLYKVADTYDEEVAVLTESLVALLEPLLIIVLGVMVGFIVIALFLPLIKLITTLS